One window of the Runella slithyformis DSM 19594 genome contains the following:
- a CDS encoding NAD(P)/FAD-dependent oxidoreductase: MSSVVIIGAGHAGVQAAVSLREMGFEGKIQLIADESHLPYQKPPLSKGYLNGKQTADNLLFRNAHYYEDQKIDLILGEKAVALDTRSQTVSAASGRVFSYDRLILATGAENRRLPQDIAHHALYLRNMTDVQRLRAALETAKSVAVVGGGFIGLEVAAAAVEAGKQVTVLEVQDRLMARVLPAVLSEVFLKRHREMGVNVRLGATVSAEILADYEAVVVGIGVIPNQELAMEAGIECQNGMVVNEFQQTSESNVYAIGDCANHYNRFAGKRCRLESVQNAVDQAKIAAAHICGKAQAYDSVPWFWTNQYDLKLQMAGINTDYDSYVFRGDLSMDKFSVFYFKGADLVAVDSLNRPADHLAARKLLQAGVTLGKDQIVDINFKLTAVLT; the protein is encoded by the coding sequence ATGAGTTCGGTGGTGATCATCGGCGCAGGGCACGCGGGCGTTCAGGCGGCGGTGTCGTTGCGGGAAATGGGCTTTGAAGGCAAGATTCAACTCATTGCCGACGAGTCGCATCTGCCTTATCAGAAGCCGCCCTTATCCAAAGGCTATCTGAATGGAAAACAGACGGCGGACAACCTGCTCTTTCGCAATGCCCACTATTATGAGGACCAAAAAATAGACTTGATCTTGGGGGAAAAAGCGGTCGCTCTTGACACACGGTCGCAGACGGTTTCGGCCGCTTCCGGACGGGTATTTTCGTACGACAGACTTATTCTTGCCACGGGGGCAGAGAATCGCCGATTGCCGCAGGATATAGCTCATCATGCGCTTTACTTACGCAATATGACCGATGTACAACGCCTCAGGGCGGCCTTGGAAACCGCGAAGAGCGTGGCGGTGGTAGGGGGTGGTTTCATTGGGTTGGAAGTAGCCGCTGCGGCCGTAGAAGCAGGTAAGCAGGTAACGGTATTGGAAGTACAGGACCGTTTGATGGCCCGGGTGTTGCCGGCGGTCCTGTCCGAGGTATTCCTTAAAAGGCACCGGGAAATGGGAGTTAACGTCCGATTGGGTGCGACCGTATCAGCGGAGATATTGGCGGATTATGAGGCAGTGGTAGTGGGAATAGGAGTGATCCCCAATCAGGAGTTAGCGATGGAAGCGGGCATTGAATGCCAAAACGGGATGGTGGTCAATGAGTTTCAACAGACCTCAGAATCGAATGTTTACGCCATTGGCGATTGTGCAAATCATTATAATCGTTTTGCCGGAAAGCGGTGTCGTTTGGAATCGGTTCAGAATGCCGTGGACCAGGCTAAAATTGCGGCGGCCCATATTTGCGGAAAAGCCCAAGCCTACGACAGCGTTCCCTGGTTTTGGACCAACCAGTACGACCTTAAATTACAGATGGCAGGAATCAATACAGATTACGACAGCTATGTATTCAGAGGGGATCTAAGCATGGATAAATTCTCCGTTTTTTATTTTAAAGGGGCTGATTTGGTCGCTGTGGACTCGCTCAATCGTCCGGCGGACCACCTTGCGGCGCGGAAACTGCTTCAGGCGGGAGTTACGCTCGGCAAAGATCAAATTGTAGACATCAATTTTAAGCTGACAGCTGTGCTGACTTGA
- a CDS encoding 2Fe-2S iron-sulfur cluster-binding protein, translated as MPNITYIEPNGTAKTFDLPMGATLMEGAVQNGVHGIVAECGGSCMCATCHIYVDEAFVDILPEMEEEEDEMLEGATAERQPNSRLGCQVRATQKLDGLIVRIPEIQ; from the coding sequence ATGCCTAACATTACTTACATCGAACCCAACGGCACGGCCAAAACGTTTGATTTGCCCATGGGTGCCACGCTCATGGAAGGAGCCGTGCAAAATGGCGTACACGGAATCGTCGCCGAATGCGGAGGCTCCTGCATGTGCGCTACCTGCCATATCTATGTGGACGAAGCCTTTGTGGATATTCTGCCCGAAATGGAGGAAGAAGAAGACGAAATGCTGGAAGGTGCCACCGCCGAACGCCAACCCAACAGTCGGCTGGGGTGTCAGGTGAGAGCCACCCAAAAACTGGATGGATTGATCGTTAGAATCCCTGAGATACAATGA
- a CDS encoding SDR family NAD(P)-dependent oxidoreductase: MKDKTVIITGAAGGLGRAFALAFASAGAKVAACDLNLAGAEETCALIGENAMAAAVNVADEASTEAMAKAVVERFGRIDVLVNNAAIYATIQRKPFYEIAVSEWEAVMNVNLKGAWLCSKAVFPYLKEQGGKIINIASATVMSGSPMWSHYVASKGGVIGLTRSMAKELGDFNINVNAIAPGFTLTDASLNLIENAQKYGVDRGAIKRPSTAEDIVGTALYLASSAADFVTGQTIVVDGGKQFL, encoded by the coding sequence ATGAAAGATAAAACAGTCATTATAACGGGGGCCGCGGGTGGTTTGGGGCGTGCCTTTGCGCTTGCGTTTGCGAGTGCCGGTGCCAAAGTTGCAGCGTGCGATTTAAACCTGGCCGGCGCGGAAGAAACCTGTGCGCTGATCGGGGAAAATGCCATGGCCGCAGCGGTCAATGTAGCCGATGAAGCTTCGACCGAAGCCATGGCCAAAGCCGTTGTTGAGCGCTTTGGACGGATAGATGTGTTGGTCAACAACGCAGCGATCTACGCCACCATTCAGCGTAAACCCTTTTACGAAATCGCTGTTTCGGAATGGGAGGCTGTGATGAATGTCAATTTGAAAGGGGCTTGGCTCTGTTCGAAGGCCGTTTTTCCCTACTTGAAGGAACAGGGCGGTAAAATTATCAATATTGCCTCGGCGACGGTCATGAGCGGGTCGCCGATGTGGTCGCATTATGTGGCGTCGAAGGGAGGCGTCATTGGCCTTACGCGCTCAATGGCCAAAGAACTGGGAGATTTCAACATCAATGTCAATGCCATTGCGCCGGGCTTTACACTGACCGACGCCAGCCTTAATCTCATCGAAAACGCCCAAAAATACGGCGTTGACCGAGGGGCGATCAAACGTCCTTCCACGGCAGAAGATATTGTCGGAACCGCCTTGTACTTAGCCTCCTCTGCGGCTGATTTTGTCACCGGGCAAACAATCGTGGTGGATGGCGGAAAACAGTTTCTTTAG
- a CDS encoding HD domain-containing protein, with the protein MLRPQDIPIWQEAKPHLNVRSNDIHTLVSAVFAQQLLDFYPEAEADIVLPAIILHDTGWSKVPQEKLLLAFGPGAKYPEIQRMHELKGVEVAIEILQKAGFDPLRINAITDIIDGHDTTKEARSLNDAVTKDADKLWRYSSGGITIIQGWFGISRAEVLDILENYVFPTLLTDFGRRMAKSLLEVEKTTLRFELPTNE; encoded by the coding sequence ATGTTAAGACCTCAGGATATACCTATTTGGCAGGAGGCCAAGCCGCATTTGAACGTACGTTCCAACGACATACATACGTTGGTCTCTGCCGTTTTTGCGCAGCAACTCCTTGATTTCTACCCGGAAGCCGAGGCCGATATTGTATTGCCGGCCATTATTCTGCACGATACGGGCTGGTCAAAAGTACCGCAGGAGAAACTGCTTTTGGCGTTTGGACCCGGGGCAAAATACCCCGAAATTCAGCGGATGCATGAGTTAAAAGGGGTGGAAGTAGCCATCGAGATCCTGCAAAAGGCAGGATTTGACCCCCTGAGGATCAACGCGATCACGGATATTATCGACGGCCATGATACCACCAAAGAAGCCCGCTCGCTCAATGATGCCGTAACGAAAGACGCCGATAAACTGTGGAGGTATTCCTCGGGAGGGATCACGATCATTCAGGGCTGGTTCGGGATTTCGCGGGCTGAAGTGCTGGATATTTTGGAGAATTATGTATTTCCGACGCTCCTGACCGATTTTGGCAGGCGAATGGCAAAATCGTTGTTGGAGGTGGAAAAAACGACGTTGCGTTTTGAATTACCAACGAATGAGTGA
- a CDS encoding aldehyde dehydrogenase family protein, with amino-acid sequence MEHFINNQRHTPDSGQYIEVINPCTAEVVGTCARGNTADVHAALTSAGAAFQTWKKQPAAHRVKLQHEAARLMRLYSYEIADMLARELGRPLAGCIHEISRSADLLDFYAEEALRMKGEIPLHNLEGEKALVVRQPIGVVVAITPFNYPITLLCMKIGAALPMGCTVVAKPSEDTPLSTLRLAEIFKEAGYPEGVFNVITGYGHEIGNALVEHPITSKIAFTGGTNTGKRIGALAAAHNKRVTLELGGQSPVIVCEEADLSVACPAIVKHAFANSGQFCYRVNRVYVHQNVYEAFVEKITALANRLKVGDPFSNSDMGPMVNRKIYQNSEVQVADALQKGGTVKTGGSRLTGEDYDKGWFFPPTIIADTNHSMKIMTEETFGPVIGVMKFSTNEEAVALGNDSEYGLAAYVFSGQLGTGLRMAEELEAGSVWVNNIHRSYQDVPFGGVKQSGIGREKGRYGLEAYTELKTIYLNY; translated from the coding sequence ATGGAACACTTCATTAATAATCAACGCCATACACCCGATTCCGGTCAGTACATTGAGGTCATCAATCCCTGTACTGCCGAAGTGGTGGGAACGTGTGCCAGGGGAAATACGGCGGATGTTCACGCGGCCCTGACGAGTGCTGGGGCGGCTTTTCAAACTTGGAAAAAACAGCCCGCTGCTCATCGGGTAAAACTCCAGCACGAAGCAGCCCGACTGATGCGTCTTTATAGCTATGAGATAGCGGATATGCTGGCCCGCGAGCTCGGGCGGCCGTTGGCGGGGTGTATCCACGAAATCAGTCGCAGTGCCGATCTGTTGGATTTCTACGCGGAAGAAGCCTTGCGAATGAAGGGGGAAATTCCCCTCCATAACCTTGAAGGCGAGAAAGCGCTGGTGGTACGGCAACCGATCGGGGTGGTCGTAGCCATTACCCCTTTTAATTATCCGATTACGCTGCTTTGCATGAAAATCGGGGCGGCATTGCCCATGGGCTGTACGGTGGTGGCCAAACCGTCCGAAGACACCCCGCTTTCTACGCTGCGCCTGGCCGAAATTTTTAAAGAAGCAGGCTATCCCGAGGGCGTATTCAATGTCATTACGGGGTATGGACATGAGATCGGCAATGCGTTGGTCGAACACCCGATCACGTCAAAAATTGCGTTTACGGGCGGCACAAACACGGGAAAACGAATCGGAGCATTGGCCGCCGCGCATAATAAACGTGTAACCCTCGAACTGGGCGGACAGTCGCCCGTGATCGTGTGCGAAGAGGCCGATCTGTCGGTGGCCTGTCCGGCCATCGTCAAACACGCCTTTGCCAACAGCGGGCAATTTTGCTATCGTGTCAATCGGGTGTATGTACATCAAAACGTTTATGAGGCATTTGTCGAAAAAATCACGGCATTGGCGAACCGACTGAAAGTAGGTGACCCCTTCAGCAACAGCGACATGGGTCCGATGGTTAACCGGAAAATATACCAAAATAGTGAAGTACAGGTGGCTGATGCACTCCAAAAAGGCGGGACGGTTAAAACGGGCGGGAGCCGATTGACGGGGGAGGACTACGATAAGGGTTGGTTTTTTCCGCCCACGATCATTGCTGACACGAATCATTCAATGAAAATAATGACCGAAGAAACCTTTGGGCCGGTTATTGGGGTCATGAAGTTTTCGACCAACGAAGAAGCGGTTGCGTTGGGCAATGACTCAGAATATGGTTTGGCAGCCTATGTTTTTTCAGGACAGCTGGGAACCGGCCTGCGCATGGCAGAGGAGTTGGAGGCGGGTTCGGTGTGGGTAAACAATATTCATCGTTCGTATCAGGATGTGCCTTTCGGAGGTGTAAAACAAAGCGGAATCGGCCGCGAAAAGGGCCGCTACGGCCTGGAAGCCTACACGGAATTAAAGACGATTTATCTAAACTATTAA
- a CDS encoding HD domain-containing protein has product MTKYHQIFKAAERYMRVRKNDVHIPLSYHYALRLLDSYPGVDADVVAAGIILHDIGWYSIDEEDIFKKGFQSENFMQSDVRYLHESEGVRLSAEVLKGLGYHEEFIRKVGEIIDGHDTRKFAKSPEDKIVRDADKLWRFHVVGVSVAADWFKQTPAQYANRLETDIIPLLDLPESVEMARADLAQTRELLLCGVI; this is encoded by the coding sequence ATGACAAAATACCATCAAATCTTCAAAGCGGCCGAGCGGTATATGCGGGTGCGCAAAAATGATGTGCATATCCCTTTGTCGTATCACTATGCCCTTCGGCTGCTGGATTCTTATCCCGGCGTTGACGCCGACGTGGTGGCCGCAGGTATCATTTTGCACGACATCGGTTGGTATTCGATTGATGAAGAAGATATTTTTAAAAAAGGCTTTCAATCCGAAAATTTCATGCAAAGCGATGTGCGCTATCTGCACGAATCGGAAGGCGTTCGCTTGTCGGCGGAGGTCTTGAAAGGGTTAGGGTACCATGAGGAGTTTATCCGCAAAGTAGGTGAGATCATTGACGGCCACGACACCCGGAAGTTTGCTAAATCGCCGGAAGACAAGATCGTGAGAGATGCCGATAAATTGTGGCGTTTTCACGTCGTGGGTGTCAGTGTGGCTGCCGATTGGTTCAAACAAACGCCTGCCCAATACGCCAACCGTCTCGAAACGGACATTATCCCTCTGCTTGATTTGCCGGAATCGGTCGAAATGGCCAGGGCCGATTTGGCCCAAACCCGCGAACTGCTTTTGTGCGGAGTTATTTAA
- a CDS encoding PEP-utilizing enzyme, with translation MSATKFISPYEDKAPAGSEGWKELYPYYMLFHDNLKEREEAKFFFCDSQHWPNVFKPFDAITVEFFVRCLGAYNTRQWLIPPANGVDFKIHNGYCYMSPVGVSPELIADRVPQFLERAGHYFMNWNDLLDNWHQKVQRVIKDMEALTFEALPDVIDLADVKGGVGTDPNLQMSQNYNRLIELCYEVCMYHFEFLNLGYAAYLDFFGFCKEAFPNIPDLAVAKMVQGIEVDLFRPDEEIRKLAKLAVELGLGAVVSEHDVTDGLAAMATDENGKQWLAAWEAAQDPWFNFTSGNGMYSSDKYWRDHLDIPYGYLKTYTERLLNGENIDRPTEAIAAERERIIEEYRDLLPNDEAIAAFDGKLGLARVVFPYVENHNFYIEHWSLGVFWRKMRELSTVFQQAGFWNDVEDIFYFRREEIWQIIFDYGNAWAVGVPFIGPDYLPQEIERRKSILAALATAPPKPAYNEPPAVITEPFTIMLWGITTESVQGWLGGSDNPNALKGMAASPGLVEGRARVINSAEDLGQLVEGEILVTRVTAPSWAPVFGKIKATVTDIGGMMSHAAIVCREYGLPAVTGTGSASTAIKTGDLIQVNGSSGEVLILEAA, from the coding sequence ATGTCAGCAACTAAGTTCATTAGCCCCTACGAAGACAAGGCCCCCGCAGGTTCGGAGGGTTGGAAAGAATTGTACCCGTATTATATGTTGTTTCACGACAACCTCAAAGAGCGCGAAGAAGCCAAGTTTTTCTTTTGTGATTCGCAGCACTGGCCCAATGTCTTTAAACCGTTTGATGCCATTACGGTCGAGTTTTTTGTACGTTGTCTAGGCGCTTATAATACCCGTCAGTGGCTGATACCGCCTGCCAACGGGGTGGATTTTAAGATCCACAACGGCTACTGCTACATGAGTCCGGTAGGTGTATCGCCCGAGTTGATCGCTGACCGTGTACCGCAGTTTTTGGAAAGAGCGGGCCATTATTTTATGAATTGGAATGACCTGTTGGACAATTGGCATCAAAAGGTACAGCGGGTCATCAAAGATATGGAAGCCCTTACGTTTGAGGCACTTCCCGACGTGATCGACCTCGCCGATGTCAAAGGAGGGGTGGGGACAGATCCCAATTTGCAGATGTCGCAGAATTACAACCGCCTTATTGAGCTTTGCTACGAGGTATGCATGTATCACTTTGAATTCCTCAATTTGGGCTATGCCGCCTACCTTGATTTCTTTGGTTTCTGTAAAGAAGCTTTCCCCAATATTCCCGATTTGGCCGTGGCCAAAATGGTCCAGGGTATTGAAGTGGACTTATTCCGTCCCGACGAAGAGATCAGAAAGCTGGCTAAACTGGCCGTAGAGCTGGGGTTAGGGGCAGTCGTATCGGAGCACGACGTGACCGACGGTTTGGCCGCGATGGCAACCGACGAAAACGGTAAGCAATGGCTTGCCGCCTGGGAAGCCGCTCAGGATCCCTGGTTCAATTTTACCTCAGGCAACGGGATGTATTCGTCGGACAAATACTGGCGCGATCATTTGGATATTCCTTACGGGTACCTCAAAACTTACACCGAGCGGCTGTTGAACGGTGAAAACATTGACCGCCCTACCGAGGCTATTGCGGCAGAAAGAGAGCGGATCATTGAAGAGTACCGCGATTTGCTGCCCAACGATGAAGCCATTGCTGCTTTTGACGGCAAACTGGGCTTGGCACGCGTGGTGTTTCCGTACGTTGAAAATCATAATTTCTACATTGAGCATTGGTCTTTGGGGGTCTTCTGGCGCAAAATGCGTGAATTGAGTACGGTATTCCAACAGGCAGGTTTCTGGAACGATGTGGAAGATATCTTTTACTTCCGTCGCGAAGAGATTTGGCAGATCATTTTTGATTATGGCAATGCCTGGGCGGTAGGAGTGCCTTTTATCGGCCCCGACTACCTGCCACAGGAAATAGAACGCCGTAAAAGCATTTTGGCGGCCCTCGCTACGGCCCCTCCAAAACCCGCCTACAACGAACCGCCGGCGGTGATTACCGAGCCGTTTACCATCATGCTGTGGGGAATCACCACCGAAAGCGTGCAGGGCTGGCTCGGGGGAAGCGATAATCCGAACGCTCTCAAAGGAATGGCGGCTTCGCCGGGCTTGGTAGAAGGGCGCGCCAGGGTCATTAACTCGGCCGAAGATTTGGGCCAACTCGTGGAAGGAGAAATTCTCGTAACGCGTGTCACTGCTCCGAGTTGGGCCCCTGTATTCGGGAAAATCAAAGCTACCGTTACCGACATCGGCGGAATGATGTCGCACGCGGCGATCGTGTGCCGGGAGTATGGCTTGCCTGCCGTAACGGGTACAGGCTCAGCGAGTACGGCCATCAAAACGGGCGATTTGATTCAGGTAAACGGGTCGAGCGGTGAAGTGTTGATTTTGGAAGCAGCTTAA
- a CDS encoding PEP/pyruvate-binding domain-containing protein: protein MKHTLFFKDTTPDDYVLLGGKGASLASMTAAQLPVPVGFCVTTHAYEAFLKDSGHGAVIFEMVKAIDCRDVSQLDKMSEKIRELIVSSPLPEDVQQSIKQSYKALCDLCNADDDLPVAVRSSATAEDLPDASFAGQQDTYLWVVGEEAVLEYVRKCWASLFTSRAINYRRHQHIVENEVLMSVVIQKMVNARTAGVAMTLNPTNGDRSTIVIDAAWGLGEAVVSGEVTPDNFLVDKVMMHIVKANIQHKHIEHVPDKATRRVLTREITDERAMRPSLTESEVKEVCRMAKIIEKHYRCPQDIEWAIDADLPDGQNFTLLQSRPETVWSQKKTVAAPAFKMGMEGLVGTLINPLAGKK, encoded by the coding sequence ATGAAACATACCCTTTTCTTCAAAGACACTACCCCCGATGATTACGTTTTGCTGGGGGGCAAAGGCGCAAGTTTGGCGAGTATGACCGCCGCTCAGCTGCCCGTACCCGTTGGATTTTGTGTAACCACGCACGCTTATGAGGCATTTTTAAAAGACAGCGGTCACGGTGCCGTTATTTTTGAAATGGTAAAAGCCATTGATTGCCGGGATGTGAGCCAATTGGATAAGATGTCAGAAAAAATTCGGGAACTTATCGTGAGCTCGCCATTGCCCGAAGACGTTCAGCAAAGTATAAAGCAATCGTATAAAGCACTGTGTGATCTGTGCAATGCCGATGATGACCTGCCCGTAGCGGTACGGTCGAGTGCCACGGCGGAGGATCTGCCTGATGCCAGTTTTGCCGGTCAGCAGGATACGTATTTGTGGGTGGTAGGTGAAGAGGCGGTATTGGAGTACGTTCGCAAATGTTGGGCAAGTCTGTTTACTTCGCGGGCTATCAATTACCGCCGTCACCAACACATCGTTGAAAACGAAGTGCTGATGAGTGTGGTCATTCAAAAAATGGTCAATGCCCGTACCGCCGGGGTGGCTATGACCCTCAACCCGACCAATGGCGACCGCTCTACCATCGTGATCGATGCCGCCTGGGGGCTGGGTGAGGCCGTGGTATCGGGAGAGGTGACGCCCGATAACTTTTTGGTAGACAAGGTGATGATGCACATTGTCAAAGCCAATATTCAACACAAGCACATCGAACATGTGCCCGACAAAGCCACACGCCGGGTGCTGACGCGTGAGATCACGGACGAACGGGCCATGCGTCCTTCCCTGACCGAGTCGGAAGTAAAAGAAGTGTGTCGAATGGCGAAGATCATTGAAAAACACTACAGGTGTCCGCAGGATATTGAGTGGGCTATAGATGCAGATTTGCCCGACGGGCAAAATTTTACGCTGCTCCAAAGTCGCCCCGAAACGGTTTGGTCACAAAAGAAAACCGTCGCTGCCCCTGCTTTTAAAATGGGGATGGAAGGCTTGGTCGGAACGCTGATCAATCCCCTGGCAGGTAAAAAATAA
- a CDS encoding cytochrome P450 — protein MDISACPYHSQLSKEFKPFDLTDPFPVYKKAREEEPVFYSEELGYYVVSRYADIQEIFRNWQVFTSENAQTPPKPVPDAVRQIMVEGGIVGLSGLSGRIPPDHTRIRRIVTMAFTPKRLRKLEPDIRALAIEMIEKFQDKKHAELVKELVYDLPAFVIFMLLGVPKEEVTQVKAWAISRMMLTFSDTSEEEQLFHARQVVKYWDYCKEMVARRKQQLGDDFPSDLVRLQQEGYEISDREIAAMCYNQLFAGHETTTSLMGNGIRELLKYRHNWEKLCADASLIPGAIEEILRFNPSVITWRRKATEEATIGGFTFPKGADILLLMGSGNRDEAVFENGETLDIERKNAKEHLSFGSGIHYCLGAPLAKLEFKIVLEELTQRIPNLQLTPDQTFEFAYNTSFRAPVALEVEW, from the coding sequence ATGGATATTTCAGCTTGCCCCTATCATTCCCAATTATCCAAAGAATTTAAGCCTTTCGATTTAACCGACCCCTTTCCGGTATACAAAAAGGCCCGGGAAGAAGAACCTGTTTTTTACAGTGAGGAATTGGGCTATTATGTGGTATCCCGCTATGCCGATATTCAGGAGATATTCAGAAATTGGCAGGTGTTTACTTCCGAAAACGCCCAAACACCGCCCAAGCCGGTGCCGGATGCCGTACGCCAAATCATGGTGGAGGGCGGTATTGTGGGCCTTTCGGGCCTTTCAGGCCGCATTCCTCCCGACCATACCCGCATTCGTCGCATCGTAACCATGGCCTTTACGCCTAAGCGTCTCCGAAAACTGGAGCCGGATATCCGGGCGTTGGCGATTGAAATGATTGAAAAATTTCAGGATAAAAAACACGCCGAATTGGTTAAAGAGTTGGTGTATGATTTACCGGCTTTCGTAATCTTTATGTTGTTGGGGGTTCCGAAAGAAGAAGTGACACAGGTAAAAGCCTGGGCCATCAGTCGGATGATGCTTACGTTTAGTGATACAAGCGAAGAAGAGCAACTTTTTCACGCCCGTCAGGTCGTTAAATACTGGGACTATTGCAAAGAAATGGTGGCGCGCCGTAAGCAGCAGCTCGGCGATGATTTTCCGAGCGATTTGGTGCGTTTGCAGCAGGAAGGTTATGAGATCAGCGACCGGGAGATTGCGGCGATGTGCTATAATCAGCTTTTTGCCGGCCACGAAACCACGACCTCGCTGATGGGGAACGGGATTCGGGAATTGCTGAAGTACCGTCATAATTGGGAAAAACTCTGTGCCGATGCTTCCCTGATTCCCGGGGCGATTGAGGAGATCCTGCGGTTCAATCCTTCCGTGATTACGTGGCGTCGCAAAGCCACCGAAGAAGCAACAATTGGCGGTTTTACGTTTCCCAAAGGAGCTGATATCCTGCTTTTGATGGGTTCGGGCAATCGTGATGAGGCCGTTTTTGAAAATGGTGAAACCCTTGATATTGAACGTAAAAACGCCAAAGAACACCTGTCGTTTGGCAGCGGTATCCACTATTGCCTGGGAGCGCCGTTGGCAAAGTTGGAATTTAAAATTGTATTGGAAGAACTGACCCAACGTATTCCCAATCTGCAACTGACCCCTGATCAGACTTTTGAATTTGCTTATAATACCTCCTTCCGCGCTCCCGTGGCGTTGGAAGTGGAATGGTAG
- a CDS encoding BTAD domain-containing putative transcriptional regulator: protein MESNFVGLFLATHSELYEYCKTLILPGTHWLYVCDEKPVSAVKENLRTHGMDLENGWVLTSAELKLREQVIRTRPVAEVLEEKLKNGSALQGTVLFLEMSWAIRTPSGSVYLRDILVDLQQLAKRYPVTIYCLYNRELLLDEHLLLGLYAHPFLYAHSQLQPNPYCLPASVLRKITPKLQFEAWYGRIFPEVTLPAILPGAVLPAGDFEKKAYPVQSAISTLKAQTDEGRWKVRCLGELKVYRENGELIDWSSKGGATKKLKAVFAYLLLKGEKGATLEELADLLWKDEADTQQTLNRLYHCIRYLRVALSGQESSQKDSPFIVYQNGHYYLALPFDSWIDLPMFEELCFKGSQELKVNNLEQGLICYESAERLYRGDLFSDIPVKYVENNDNDWCWSRRFWYREMYHKLLYSLASVHRQLGNPNEAIKYADKALTEDPCLEMAHLEKIKALAAVKRMDAVHRQYRVYCESLKKFNMGMPSEAMRSLYLNVSKLN from the coding sequence TTGGAAAGTAATTTTGTCGGATTGTTTTTGGCTACCCACAGCGAGCTGTACGAATATTGTAAAACGCTGATTTTGCCCGGAACCCATTGGCTGTATGTGTGCGATGAAAAACCCGTTTCGGCGGTCAAAGAAAATTTAAGAACCCACGGAATGGACTTAGAAAACGGATGGGTATTGACCTCCGCCGAACTCAAACTCCGTGAGCAGGTGATAAGGACGCGCCCTGTGGCGGAAGTCTTGGAAGAAAAGCTGAAAAATGGCTCCGCCCTTCAAGGTACCGTGCTTTTTCTTGAAATGTCCTGGGCCATTCGTACCCCTTCGGGCTCGGTATATTTAAGAGATATATTGGTTGATCTCCAACAATTGGCCAAGCGCTATCCCGTGACGATCTATTGCCTCTATAATCGGGAACTGCTGCTCGACGAACATCTGCTGTTGGGACTTTACGCGCATCCTTTTTTGTACGCCCATTCCCAACTGCAACCTAATCCGTACTGCCTTCCCGCCAGCGTACTTCGAAAAATAACCCCCAAGCTTCAGTTTGAAGCGTGGTATGGGCGCATCTTTCCGGAAGTAACCCTGCCGGCAATCCTTCCCGGCGCTGTTTTGCCGGCAGGTGACTTTGAAAAAAAGGCGTATCCCGTTCAAAGTGCCATTTCGACGTTGAAAGCCCAAACCGACGAAGGGCGTTGGAAAGTGAGGTGCTTAGGCGAACTGAAGGTATATCGGGAGAACGGAGAGTTGATTGACTGGAGCTCAAAAGGCGGCGCTACCAAGAAACTAAAGGCCGTTTTTGCGTATTTGCTGTTGAAAGGGGAAAAGGGGGCCACCTTGGAAGAACTGGCTGACTTGCTCTGGAAAGACGAAGCCGACACGCAGCAAACCCTCAATCGACTTTACCACTGTATTCGTTATTTGAGAGTGGCCTTGAGCGGACAGGAATCTTCCCAAAAAGACTCTCCGTTTATTGTGTATCAAAACGGGCATTATTATCTGGCCTTGCCTTTTGACAGTTGGATTGACCTACCCATGTTTGAAGAGTTATGTTTTAAGGGCAGTCAGGAGCTGAAAGTCAATAATTTGGAACAGGGGCTGATTTGCTACGAATCGGCCGAGCGGTTGTACCGAGGCGATCTGTTCAGCGATATCCCCGTCAAATACGTCGAAAACAACGACAATGATTGGTGTTGGAGCCGACGGTTTTGGTATCGCGAAATGTATCATAAACTGTTGTACAGTTTGGCATCGGTGCACCGGCAGTTGGGAAACCCCAACGAAGCCATCAAATACGCTGACAAAGCCCTGACCGAAGACCCCTGTTTGGAGATGGCCCATTTGGAAAAAATCAAAGCGTTGGCGGCAGTGAAGCGGATGGATGCCGTTCATCGGCAGTATCGAGTGTATTGCGAATCGTTGAAAAAATTTAACATGGGAATGCCCTCGGAGGCAATGCGGAGTCTGTATTTGAATGTTTCAAAATTAAATTGA